In Diabrotica undecimpunctata isolate CICGRU chromosome 4, icDiaUnde3, whole genome shotgun sequence, a single genomic region encodes these proteins:
- the LOC140438860 gene encoding uncharacterized protein, translating into MEELSQKPILSEADELAEQIFQTTTKILENGRFEVDIPLKSAQEHQLLGDSFSIAKRRFLSLENKFQKDKKLFFEYKNFIDTYISSGHAEYIPLSFVNENSDKKYFISHLCVINEQNKSTTLRVVMDASCKSSTGKSLNDIIHLLKGYQVQPDLFDILVRFRQYKFIFSCDIQKMFGQTWINKDQRFLQNILWRDDTHDSIKCIQLNTVTYGTNSAPFLATRVLQEISNKNKIQFPLASHFLETQFYVDDGLCGSNNIEELLEILQQLNSILNRHGFTLHKFHSNSSIFLQKINPKHSKNTTQEYDLNFDSTSSKVLGLKWDPAEDQITISVLENNFCPPVTKTKILSALAQCFDPLGLINPFIVKGKMLMQKLYLQKIHWDTEISDKNILNDWNKFLQDLSQLKNLKILRFYFSEKVILKVELHGFSDSSLAAYGACVYLRTFYADETISCALVSSKSRITPLKTVTLPRLELCAMVLLSKLVSKIISIFENQPVKFHSVTLWSDSQVALSWCKSHPSRWSVFVAHRVALVQELTQNFTWLHIKSAQNAADLFSRGMSGSEILNSDFWWQGPKCLRDKNFNVSNLANDKVLENLPEERKISLVVNSNVENFWMRIFSRFSNISRLKRTVAYVFRFISNCKKQKISEPLSVAELNYAMDFIIKQIQGDAFSKEIAELKNNKFISNKNIVSLKPFVDSSNFLRVGGRLTNCPNIDYLQKHPILLPSKNHTVNLIIKNEHIRLGHAGAQIVLSNLRLKFWPLNGLKESKRIIRTCTTCFRFSCTPAQQLMGNLPEDRLSITTRPFQKIGVDYGGPFLLKSSSLRKAPKVKAYIAIFVCMVTKAVHIEVVSDLTTSSFLLTLKRFISRRGNPTVIYSDNATCFSGARNQLYDLYKFFKNKSNSQTIVEYLSENQISWKFIPPRSPHWAGIWEASVKSAKYHMRRLIGSSSFTFEQFYTVMVQIEAVMNSRPICAMSSDPSDYTFLSPGHFIIGSSLTAHPEQNLGKIPENKLSVFQQIAKVQQSFWKKWSVDYLNRLQNSPKWSRPRDNIQVNNLVLLREDDVPPLKWPLARVVDTMPGQDGKVRVVKLKTINGQFTRAISKISVLPRQDKEE; encoded by the coding sequence ATGGAAGAACTTTCTCAAAAACCTATTCTGTCGGAAGCTGACGAGCTGGCCGAACAAATATTTCAAACTACAACAAAGATCCTTGAAAATGGACGCTTTGAAGTAGATATTCCATTAAAAAGTGCACAAGAACACCAATTACTGGGTGATTCATTTTCCATAGCCAAACGGCGTTTTCTCTCGCTCGAAAATAAATtccaaaaagataaaaaattatttttcgagTACAAAAACTTCATTGACACATATATTTCTTCAGGGCATGCTGAATATATACCGCTTTCGTTCGTGAATGAAAATTcggacaaaaaatattttatttcacatttGTGTGTCATCAACgaacaaaataaaagtacaacTTTGCGTGTCGTCATGGATGCTAGTTGTAAAAGCTCTACAGGAAAAAGTCTGAACGATATCATTCATTTATTAAAAGGGTATCAGGTGCAACCTGATCTATTCGATATTCTGGTTCGTTTCAGGCAATACAAATTCATATTTTCCTGTgatattcaaaaaatgtttggACAGACGTGGATCAACAAAGATCAACGTTTTCTACAAAATATTCTGTGGAGGGACGATACCCACGATTCTATAAAATGTATTCAACTTAATACTGTTACATATGGGACGAACAGCGCCCCATTTCTTGCAACGAGAGTCTTGCAAgagatttcaaataaaaataaaattcaattcccATTGGCCTCACATTTTCTCGAAACCCAATTCTATGTAGATGATGGTTTATGtgggtcaaataatattgaagaatTGCTCGAAATACTTCAGCAATTAAATTCTATTCTAAACCGCCATGGTTTTACATTACACAAATTTCATTCAAATTCATCCATATTCCTACAAAAAATCAATCCAAAACATTCAAAAAATACTACTCAGGAATATGACCTAAATTTCGATTCTACTTCCAGCAAAGTTCTAGGCCTAAAATGGGACCCTGCGGAAGACCAAATAACAATTTCCGTGCTCGAAAATAATTTCTGCCCcccagtaacaaaaacaaaaatcctgTCTGCATTAGCACAATGTTTCGACCCTCTGGGACTCATCAATCCATTCATTGTTAAAGGCAAAATGCTTATGCAGAAACTCTATCTGCAAAAAATTCACTGGGACACAGAAATTTCggacaaaaatattctaaacgatTGGAACAAGTTTCTACAGGACTTGtcacaattaaaaaatttaaaaattcttcgTTTCTACTTTTCTGAAAAAGTAATTCTAAAGGTTGAGCTTCATGGATTTTCAGACAGCAGCTTGGCAGCTTATGGCGCATGCGTATACCTGAGAACTTTCTATGCCGATGAGACCATATCCTGTGCATTAGTTTCTTCCAAATCAAGGATAACTCCGTTAAAGACGGTAACACTTCCTAGGCTTGAGCTGTGCGCGATGGTTCTCCTTTCAAAActtgtttcaaaaataatttctatcTTTGAAAATCAACCTGTAAAATTTCATTCAGTCACCCTCTGGTCAGACTCTCAGGTAGCTCTGTCGTGGTGTAAAAGTCACCCAAGTCGGTGGTCGGTTTTCGTGGCTCACCGGGTAGCACTTGTCCAAGAGTTGACTCAAAACTTTACATGGCTTCACATAAAGTCTGCACAAAATGCCGCAGACCTTTTTTCTCGAGGAATGTCTGGTTCTGAAATTCTCAATAGCGATTTCTGGTGGCAAGGCCCGAAATGCTTACGAGATAAAAATTTCAATGTTTCCAATCTAGCAAATGACAAAGTTCTCGAAAACCTGCCCGAGGAACGAAAAATAAGCCTCGTGGTAAATTCTAACGTAGAAAACTTCTGGATGAGAATTTTTTCACGTTTCTCAAATATTTCACGCTTAAAACGTACAGTAGCGTACGTATTTCGGTTTATTtctaattgtaaaaaacaaaaaatttctgaACCCCTTTCTGTGGCGGAGTTAAATTATGCTATGGATTTCATCATCAAACAAATTCAGGGTGATGCATTCTCAAAAGAAATTGCGGagcttaaaaataacaaatttatttcaaataaaaacatcgTTTCACTAAAACCATTTGTAGATTCTTCTAATTTTCTCAGAGTTGGAGGCAGACTTACGAACTGTCCCAACATAGACTATTTGCAAAAACATCCGATACTACTTCCATCCAAGAATCATACCGTCAATCTTATTATCAAAAATGAGCATATCAGATTGGGACATGCTGGTGCTCAAATAGTTCTCTCAAACCTTCGGTTGAAATTCTGGCCTCTCAATGGTCTAAAGGAATCAAAACGAATTATTCGCACCTGCACCACATGTTTCCGATTTTCGTGCACTCCTGCACAACAGCTAATGGGTAACTTACCTGAAGATAGGTTGTCCATTACAACAAGACCTTTTCAAAAAATAGGTGTAGATTATGGTGGACCCTTTCTGTTAAAATCTTCTTCACTCCGAAAAGCGCCAAAAGTCAAGGCATACATAGCCATTTTCGTGTGCATGGTGACCAAAGCTGTGCACATTGAGGTTGTTTCTGATCTAACAACTTCTTCCTTTCTATTAACACTCAAAAGGTTCATATCCCGACGTGGTAACCCAACCGTCATTTACAGTGACAATGCCACATGTTTTTCTGGTGCAAGAAACCAACTCTACGACTTatacaaattctttaaaaataagtCAAATTCTCAAACCATTGTGGAATATCTGTCTGAAAATCAAATCTCATGGAAGTTTATTCCCCCTAGATCTCCTCATTGGGCTGGGATCTGGGAAGCTTCAGTAAAAAGCGCTAAATATCATATGCGTAGACtaataggctcttcttctttcaCTTTCGAACAGTTTTATACTGTCATGGTTCAAATTGAAGCTGTGATGAATTCAAGGCCTATCTGTGCCATGTCCAGCGACCCTTCTGATTACACTTTTCTCAGTCCTGGGCACTTTATAATAGGCTCCAGCCTGACTGCGCATCCTGAGCAAAACTTAGGAAAAATCCCGGAAAATAAACTATCCGTGTTTCAACAAATTGCGAAAGTACAACAAAGTTTCTGGAAAAAGTGGTCTGTTGACTACTTAAACCGCTTACAAAACTCTCCAAAATGGTCCCGACCAAGGGATAACATACAAGTCAATAACTTAGTTCTTCTGAGAGAGGACGATGTACCTCCTCTAAAATGGCCTCTAGCACGGGTAGTTGATACAATGCCCGGTCAAGATGGCAAAGTCAGAGTGGTCAAGTTAAAGACCATCAATGGTCAATTTACAAGGGCAATCTCTAAAATTTCGGTTCTCCCTAGGCAAGATAAAGAAGAGTAG